In the Astatotilapia calliptera chromosome 5, fAstCal1.2, whole genome shotgun sequence genome, one interval contains:
- the ctsa gene encoding lysosomal protective protein, with product MQLLLLSCYFLSAWLGVEAAPAADEITYLPGLQKQPSFKQYSGYLSVADGKHLHYWFVESQNKPSSDPLVLWLNGGPGCSSLDGLLTEHGPFLIQSDGATLEYNPYAWNKITNMLYLESPVGVGFSYSDDQKYATNDTEVSMNNYLALKEFFRLFPEYSKNELFLTGESYGGIYIPTLAERVMEDASLNLQGIAVGNGMSSYEMNDNSLVYFAYYHGLLGSHLWAELQTYCCSNGKCNFYDNPNQNCMDSVGEVQTIVYSSGLNIYNLYASCPGGVPQRLSVERGQLVIRDLGNSFIHHQWNRLWMQKVKSLAALLPSVRLDPPCTNSTPSNLYLNNPLVRKALHISPKALDWVICSSEVNRNYGRLYMDVRKQYLKLLGALKYRILVYNGDVDMACNFMGDEWFVESLQQQVQVQRRPWIYEDVDGQQVGGFVKEFDNIVFLTVKGSGHMVPTDKPAAAFTMFTRFIKKLPY from the exons atgcagctgctgctgttgtcatGTTACTTCCTGTCCGCATGGCTCGGCGTGGAAGCGGCCCCAGCGGCCGACGAGATCACGTACCTGCCAGGTCTGCAGAAACAGCCGAGCTTCAAGCAGTACTCTGGATACCTGAGTGTGGCTGACGGCAAACACCTGCACTACTG GTTCGTTGAGTCGCAGAACAAACCGTCCTCGGACCCGCTGGTGCTGTGGCTGAATGGTGGCCCCGGCTGCAGCTCGCTGGACGGACTGCTGACCGAACATGGACCCTTCCTG ATCCAGAGCGACGGTGCGACGCTGGAGTACAACCCGTATGCCTGGAACAAG ATTACCAACATGTTGTACCTGGAGTCCCCAGTAGGAGTCGGCTTCTCTTATTCGGACGATCAGAAATACGCCACCAATGACACAGAG gTGTCGATGAACAACTACCTGGCCCTGAAGGAGTTCTTCCGCCTGTTTCCAGAGTACAGCAAGAATGAGCTCTTCCTGACCGGAGAGAGCTACGGAGGAATCTACATCCCCACGCTCGCTGAGAGAGTGATGGAGGACGCCAGCCTCAACCTGCAG GGCATCGCCGTGGGGAATGGAATGTCGAGCTACGAGATGAACGACAACTCTCTGGTGTACTTCGCCTACTACCACGGCCTGCTTGGCAGCCACCTGTGGGCGGAGCTTCAGACCTACTGCTGCAGCAACGGGAAATGCAACTTCTATGACAACCCGAACCAGAACTGCATGGACAGC gtgggggaggttcagacCATCGTCTACAGTTCAGGTTTGAACATATACAACCTGTACGCTTCCTGCCCAGGTGGAGTCCCGCAGAGACTCAG TGTCGAGCGAGGCCAGCTGGTGATCCGAGATCTGGGAAACTCGTTCATTCACCATCAGTGGAACCGGCTGTGGATGCAG AAAGTCAAAAGTCTGGCGGCGCTGCTCCCGTCTGTCCGCCTGGACCCCCCCTGCACCAACTCCACCCCTTCCAACCTGTACCTGAACAACCCGCTGGTCAGAAAAGCCCTCCACATCAGCCCCAAAGCTCTGGACTGGGTCATCTGCAG CTCTGAGGTGAACCGGAACTACGGTCGGCTCTACATGGATGTCAGGAAACAGTACCTGAAGCTGCTCGGCGCTCTA AAGTATCGCATCCTCGTGTATAATGGCGACGTGGACATGGCGTGCAACTTCATGGGCGACGAGTGGTTTGTGGagtctctgcagcagcag GTGCAAGTCCAGAGGCGTCCGTGGATCTACGAAGATGTGGACGGTCAGCAAGTCGGCGGCTTCGTCAAAGAGTTTGATAACATTGTCTTCCTCACCGTGAAG GGTTCAGGTCACATGGTTCCAACAGACAAACCAGCTGCTGCCTTCACCATGTTCACCAGATTCATCAAGAAGCTGCCctactga